Proteins from one Sarcophilus harrisii chromosome 2, mSarHar1.11, whole genome shotgun sequence genomic window:
- the MC3R gene encoding melanocortin receptor 3: MNATGSLLSSQSLLSKGTEEGNVTFLFNNQSSPGFCEQVFIKSEVFLTLGIISLLENILVILAVLKNENLHSPMYFFLCSLAVADMLVSMSNSLETVMIVLLTNDYLTFDDQLIQHMDNVFDSLICISLVASICNLLVIAIDRYITIFYALRYHSIMTVKKAITLIGAIWICCFICGIMFIVYSESKTVIVCLVTMFFAMLLLMATLYVHMFLFARLHVKRIAVLPADGIMHQHTCMKGAVTITILLGVFIFCWAPFFLHLILIITCPTNPHCICYTSHFNTYLILIMCNSVIDPLIYAFRSLEMRKTFKEIVCCCSGIGSG; encoded by the coding sequence ATGAATGCTACTGGCTCCCTGCTCTCTTCCCAAAGTCTGCTGTCGAAAGGTACAGAGGAAGGAAATGTTACCTTCCTCTTTAACAACCAGAGTAGCCCTGGATTCTGTGAGCAGGTCTTCATCAAGTccgaggtcttcctgactctgggcatCATCAGCCTCCTGGAAAACATCCTTGTCATTTTGGCTGTGTTGAAGAATGAAAATCTGCACTCTCCTATGTACTTTTTCCTCTGCAGCCTGGCAGTGGCAGACATGCTGGTGAGTATGTCCAATTCTCTGGAGACAGTGATGATTGTCCTCCTCACCAATGACTACTTGACCTTTGATGACCAGCTCATTCAACACATGGACAATGTCTTTGACTCCCTGATCTGCATTTCCCTGGTTGCCTCCATCTGCAATCTCTTGGTCATTGCCATTGATAGATATATCACCATTTTCTATGCCCTGCGTTATCACAGCATCATGACAGTGAAAAAAGCCATCACTTTGATTGGAGCCATCTGGATCTGTTGTTTCATCTGTGGGATCATGTTCATCGTCTACTCTGAGAGCAAGACTGTCATCGTGTGCCTTGTTACTATGTTTTTCGCCATGCTGCTCCTGATGGCCACCCTCTACGTGCACATGTTCCTCTTTGCCCGGCTGCACGTCAAGCGTATTGCGGTGCTGCCAGCCGATGGGATCATGCACCAACATACCTGCATGAAAGGGGCTGTCACCATCACTATTCTGCTGGGAGTATTCATTTTTTGCTGGGCACCCTTCTTCCTCCATCTCATCCTCATCATCACCTGCCCTACTAACCCCCACTGTATCTGTTATACCTCCCACTTCAACACCTACCTGATCCTCATCATGTGCAACTCAGTCATTGACCCCCTCATTTATGCTTTCCGGAGCCTTGAAATGCGCAAAACCTTTAAGGAAATAGTCTGTTGTTGCAGTGGAATAGGTTCAGGGTAG